In the Acidobacteriota bacterium genome, one interval contains:
- a CDS encoding IS3 family transposase (programmed frameshift): protein MKKKRFTEQQIAYALRLAEQGTRVVEICRKLGVSEPTFYAWKKKYAGMGVSELRRVKQLEEENRRLKQVVADLTLDKQMLQEVLSKKVLKPARKREAVTCLTEGYEASHRRACGLLELGRSTFYYVSQRKDDRAIRMRLRELAAARPRFGYRRLYLLLRREGWRINHKRVYRLYGEEGLSVRTKKRRKRASHCRVAPAPPSAPNQRWSMDFIADTLDNGRRFRALTIVDVFTRECLAIEADFSLPARRVTAVLNRLAATRGLARIITVDNGSEFFSKEMDSWAYRNGVQLDFIRPGKPVENAYIESFNGRLRDECLNAELFLTLDDARCKLAEWKQDYNKVRPHTSLGDIPPSEFADQWISNRPQKVEILNQEVVQLTG, encoded by the exons GTGAAGAAGAAGCGCTTCACAGAACAACAGATAGCTTATGCCCTGCGATTGGCCGAGCAGGGGACCCGGGTGGTGGAGATCTGTCGGAAGCTGGGCGTATCCGAGCCGACATTTTATGCTTGGAAGAAGAAGTATGCGGGGATGGGGGTTTCGGAGCTTAGGCGAGTCAAGCAGCTTGAGGAGGAGAACCGTCGGCTGAAGCAGGTGGTGGCGGATCTGACGCTGGACAAGCAGATGCTTCAGGAGGTGCTGTCAA AAAAAGTTCTGAAGCCCGCGCGCAAACGAGAGGCGGTGACATGTTTGACCGAAGGGTATGAAGCAAGTCATCGTCGGGCGTGTGGGCTCTTAGAGCTTGGCCGATCGACGTTTTACTACGTATCTCAGCGCAAGGACGATCGGGCAATACGTATGCGATTACGAGAGCTGGCCGCAGCCAGGCCACGGTTCGGTTACCGTCGACTGTATCTGCTGTTGCGAAGGGAGGGTTGGCGAATCAACCACAAGCGGGTGTATCGGCTCTACGGGGAGGAAGGTTTGAGTGTAAGAACCAAGAAGCGTCGCAAGCGGGCCAGCCACTGCCGGGTGGCGCCAGCACCTCCCTCAGCACCCAACCAGCGTTGGAGTATGGATTTCATCGCGGATACCCTCGACAACGGGCGGCGTTTTCGGGCGTTAACGATCGTAGATGTGTTCACTCGGGAGTGCCTCGCAATCGAGGCTGACTTCTCGCTGCCTGCCCGCCGGGTTACGGCGGTTCTCAACCGTTTGGCGGCCACCCGGGGACTGGCCAGGATTATCACGGTCGACAACGGTTCGGAGTTCTTCTCCAAGGAGATGGACTCTTGGGCCTACCGCAACGGCGTACAGCTCGATTTCATCCGACCCGGCAAGCCGGTTGAGAACGCCTACATCGAAAGCTTCAACGGCCGGCTCAGAGACGAATGCCTCAATGCCGAGCTGTTCTTGACATTGGACGATGCCAGGTGCAAATTGGCTGAGTGGAAACAAGACTACAACAAGGTACGTCCGCACACCTCCCTGGGCGACATTCCTCCCTCGGAGTTCGCGGATCAATGGATTTCAAACCGACCGCAGAAAGTCGAAATCCTTAACCAAGAAGTGGTGCAGTTAACGGGGTGA